A genomic window from Leptotrichia trevisanii DSM 22070 includes:
- a CDS encoding hemagglutinin repeat-containing protein has product SGQSTLGISGSNYSKYAETTHFGGGAVANSAEGRIGNLNLRGSSFIAEDTTGLAVGNVRAESVINTYDIESRQSNKSTFASSSSHVKSHQEENVASNLQLGKNAVITGNVEGIGSNIVLGENTFVGGKVTTDSRELHNSYYEKNRSKGFNGGVSHGTISAGYGKSQNTYDEKSTVNAKSNLQVGNGSVLNRGAEITATNFEYGNIQINNGDVKYGARIDTRDVHTSSKSSGFTISAGINSPALDRAKQVGQAVSQIKNGDTAGGAMEAINAATGTIKGLADNQGTRQTNYVNGSVGAKGARDAMANSNFYANIGVNAGFTRSRSNSSSHTESAAVTTMKPLNENSSITYNNVNNITYQGTQAQGGTFIYNNVANIQKEAVELHNSYSSSSSNRGINAGATIGYGHKIQTTGNGGSISASQSNQNTVETVYANGNFKNVNEVHNNTGSMVLNGFNQEGGKLTGNIGKVEVISRQNTSTTTGSSSGMSLGISANGVPSSVNINGSRTNGDRAFVDNQSTFIVGEGSNLHVGTLENTGAVVGKEGNSTFKIDSYIGKDIQNHDTMKTTGGSLGISTGKPRITNVGFNQDSRDKQGITRNTVVGDVEIAGAEGSPINRDLGKANEVTRDTHSSTNINVESQTIEYATNPAKLKEDIGKAKKEISDVTTAIKESINDRGDDNRNFFGQLREVRLSETVNNIAGKRLNEADTHEEIANAFKNAYKDLGYDTEIIFSDPKNAPQLIDKNGHAKVGAAYIKDGVRTIIINAEADENQSKAWLIGTIAEEGSHIIGRTENRQVNTGTDEKGLESTGKASNDYFYESYIDNDKPLAIKSDGKDYSKVDFGENVGDDIGLFHGGGVGNWRGVEGLKQLLDFPKEYIYRPEINHDGDLDWLGIRVHNRPNVAAETISNFEHKNKDLKIDLGYSMSADGLFQAAGKNEIEKTDELISIYGRVRYIEKNLPNITKESTNKIYIVNLTKDNTLLAGMGFRSYESTQKAVKRMVSKGELIPKGDNVYVNRHGVEVTFIKMEKGKNKDGSHGGVMKVGSPSLPTLIKRLREAGSQLPIKEGAIK; this is encoded by the coding sequence TTCATAGCTGAAGACACGACAGGACTTGCAGTTGGGAATGTAAGGGCCGAATCAGTAATCAACACCTATGATATTGAATCAAGACAAAGCAATAAAAGCACTTTTGCCTCAAGCAGCAGCCATGTAAAATCTCATCAGGAAGAAAACGTTGCAAGCAACTTGCAGCTTGGAAAGAATGCTGTAATCACAGGAAATGTTGAAGGGATAGGAAGTAACATTGTTCTTGGGGAAAACACTTTTGTAGGCGGAAAAGTTACAACTGACTCAAGGGAATTGCACAACAGCTACTATGAAAAGAACAGGAGCAAAGGATTTAATGGCGGAGTAAGCCACGGCACAATATCAGCAGGATATGGAAAATCGCAGAACACATACGATGAAAAGAGTACAGTAAATGCAAAATCCAACCTGCAAGTTGGAAATGGCTCAGTATTAAACAGAGGAGCAGAAATTACAGCTACAAACTTTGAATATGGAAATATCCAGATCAATAATGGCGATGTAAAATATGGTGCAAGAATTGACACAAGGGATGTGCATACTTCAAGTAAGAGCAGCGGATTCACAATATCAGCAGGAATAAACAGCCCAGCATTAGACAGGGCAAAACAGGTTGGCCAAGCTGTAAGTCAAATTAAGAATGGCGATACGGCAGGCGGAGCTATGGAAGCGATAAATGCCGCAACTGGGACAATTAAAGGGCTTGCAGACAATCAAGGAACAAGACAGACAAACTATGTAAATGGAAGCGTCGGTGCAAAAGGGGCAAGAGATGCAATGGCAAACAGCAACTTCTACGCCAACATCGGAGTAAACGCTGGATTTACACGTTCAAGAAGTAATTCAAGCTCCCATACTGAAAGTGCGGCTGTTACGACAATGAAGCCTTTAAATGAAAATTCAAGCATTACCTACAACAATGTAAACAATATAACGTATCAGGGAACACAGGCACAAGGTGGAACATTTATTTACAACAATGTTGCCAATATTCAAAAAGAAGCTGTGGAACTTCACAACAGCTACAGCTCAAGCAGTTCAAACAGGGGAATAAATGCAGGAGCTACAATTGGCTATGGACATAAAATACAGACTACTGGAAATGGCGGAAGCATTTCAGCTAGCCAAAGCAACCAGAATACAGTTGAAACAGTTTATGCGAACGGAAACTTCAAGAATGTAAATGAAGTTCACAACAATACAGGCTCAATGGTACTAAACGGCTTTAACCAGGAAGGCGGAAAATTAACTGGAAATATTGGAAAAGTGGAAGTTATTTCAAGACAGAATACAAGCACAACGACTGGAAGCTCAAGCGGAATGAGCCTTGGAATAAGTGCAAACGGAGTGCCAAGCTCTGTAAACATAAATGGAAGCAGAACAAATGGAGATAGAGCATTTGTAGACAACCAAAGTACATTTATTGTTGGAGAGGGAAGCAATCTTCACGTTGGAACTCTTGAAAATACAGGAGCTGTAGTTGGCAAGGAAGGAAACTCCACATTCAAGATTGACAGCTATATTGGAAAAGATATTCAGAATCACGACACGATGAAGACAACAGGCGGATCACTTGGAATTTCAACAGGAAAACCGAGAATTACAAACGTTGGATTCAATCAGGACAGCAGGGACAAGCAAGGAATCACAAGAAACACAGTAGTCGGAGATGTTGAGATAGCAGGAGCTGAAGGAAGTCCAATAAACAGGGACTTAGGAAAAGCCAATGAAGTAACAAGGGATACTCACAGCAGCACAAATATCAATGTTGAGAGCCAGACTATTGAGTATGCTACTAATCCTGCTAAGCTGAAAGAGGATATTGGGAAAGCCAAAAAAGAAATATCTGATGTAACAACAGCGATAAAGGAATCCATCAATGACAGAGGGGATGACAACAGGAACTTCTTTGGACAGCTTAGAGAGGTAAGGCTTAGTGAAACTGTAAATAACATAGCAGGTAAAAGGCTTAATGAAGCTGATACTCATGAAGAAATTGCAAATGCTTTTAAAAATGCTTACAAAGATTTAGGTTATGATACAGAAATTATATTTTCTGATCCAAAGAATGCACCACAACTAATTGATAAAAATGGACATGCTAAAGTTGGAGCAGCATACATCAAGGATGGTGTAAGAACAATAATAATCAATGCTGAAGCAGATGAAAATCAAAGTAAGGCATGGCTAATTGGAACTATTGCTGAAGAAGGAAGCCATATTATTGGAAGAACTGAAAATAGACAGGTTAATACTGGAACTGATGAAAAAGGATTAGAAAGTACAGGAAAGGCTTCAAATGACTATTTTTATGAATCTTATATAGATAATGATAAACCATTGGCAATAAAATCAGACGGTAAGGATTATAGTAAAGTTGATTTTGGAGAAAATGTAGGAGATGACATTGGTTTATTTCATGGTGGAGGAGTAGGAAATTGGAGAGGAGTTGAAGGTTTAAAGCAATTATTAGATTTTCCAAAAGAATATATCTATAGACCTGAAATAAATCATGATGGAGATTTAGACTGGCTTGGAATAAGAGTTCATAACAGACCTAATGTTGCGGCGGAAACTATATCGAATTTTGAACATAAAAATAAAGATTTAAAAATAGATCTTGGATACAGTATGAGTGCAGATGGATTATTTCAGGCAGCAGGAAAAAATGAAATTGAAAAAACTGATGAACTAATATCTATTTACGGTAGAGTTCGCTATATTGAAAAAAATCTACCTAATATTACTAAAGAAAGTACAAATAAAATTTATATTGTAAATTTAACAAAAGATAACACTTTATTAGCGGGTATGGGTTTCCGTTCATATGAAAGTACACAAAAAGCGGTAAAAAGAATGGTAAGCAAGGGAGAATTAATACCTAAAGGAGATAATGTTTATGTCAATAGACATGGAGTTGAGGTTACATTTATAAAAATGGAAAAAGGAAAAAACAAAGATGGTTCTCATGGCGGAGTAATGAAAGTAGGTTCTCCATCACTGCCAACACTAATAAAACGATTAAGAGAAGCGGGTTCACAATTACCTATAAAAGAAGGAGCGATAAAATGA